In the genome of Hevea brasiliensis isolate MT/VB/25A 57/8 chromosome 14, ASM3005281v1, whole genome shotgun sequence, the window ATTCTGAAATGCTCCGGGGAATCTGGCCACTGATGTGATTTCTTGACAGGTTCAAAACTACCGATCCTTCCAACTCGGTTAATTCATGAGGAAGTTCTCCGGGCAAGTAGTTCCCAGAAATGTCAATGCAAGTCAGAAGGGAAAGAGTCTTGGTGTATATTAAGGATTGTCCTTTCATATTCACAACTAAACTTTCCTCATAATAGTTTCCAAACAGGCTTCCCAAATACTTTAAAGGATGATTAATTCGTTGTGATTTAGTCATAGCTTTAAGATTACCCAGATTAGATGGAATAGTACCATTCAACTCATTTTCTGCAAGGTCAAGTACTTGTAAAGAACTCAAATTTGAAAGTATGGATGGAAGCTCTCCAAGAAATGCATTTGACCTCAATCTAAGAATTCTAAGATGTTTAAAACCATCTCCAATCCATGATGGGATGTAACCCTCCAATTTGTTGCCTCCAAGGTCCAAAATTTCTAGGCTTGACAAGTTCTGGAAAGAAGGTGGAAGTTTTCCAGAAAGCATGTTGTTGCTCAAGTGTAGTGAACAAAGAAATTTTAGCTGACCCAGAGAATTTGGAATCATCCccgataaaaaattattttgaaggtCTAGAACTTCTACAGCATTACAATTCCCTAAGTTTGATGGAATGCTGCCTAACAAATTGTTGTTTGAAAGATCAATGACTATCAATTTCTGAAGTCTTCCTATAGAAGCTGGGATTGCACCAATCAGCTGGTTGCCTGCAAGAGAAAGGAAGTTCAGGGATTGCAAGTGTTCACCTATGGTTTCTGGAATGGGACTTGAAAATCGGTTATGAGAAAGATCCAGTGCTACAAGTTCCCCAACTGGAAGAGGAAGAGTTCCTTCAAGGAGGTTGAAGCTCAAATCGATACTTAAAAGGGAAGGCAATTTCAAGGGATTTGGTAGCTCACCCTGCAACTTATtggaagaaaaatttaagaataagAGACTACCAGAAATGTCCCAAAACCAACTTGGAATGGAATATGAAATACTAGCATTTGAGAAATCAAGATGAGTAATGTTTCTTTGAGATTTAAGCCAGATTGGAAATGAACCCAAGTAGCATGAGCTAATTTGAAGGCGATAGATTTGAAATGGAGGAGTCCAATTTGAACTGAGATTAAAAATCAGAGAGTTGGATGACAATCTCAAGACCTCCAAATTGTTTAGCTTTGAAAAATGGGATTCAGTGACAACGCCAGAAAGACAATTGAAAGAGACATCTAGGAAAAAAAGTTCAGAAAGTTGTCCCAAACTCTCTGGTAGAGACCCAATCAAATGATTGGAAGAGACATCTAGGTAAGATAGCTTGGAAAGCTGACCCAAACTACATGGAAGAGTTCCATTTAGTTCATTATTATCAAGCTGGATAGTAGTTAGATGTCTCAATGCCCGGAAAGAAGGGACAGAACCATAGAAGAAGTTGTGATCTAAAAATAATTCAACTAGATTTTGAAGTTGACCCAACCAGTTTGGCAATTTTCCCTCCAGATGATTGTAGCTCAATTGAATGGACTGCAAAATAGGAAAAGGATTTCTAGAAAGGCAATTTTCTGTTCCTCCAAGAATTTCAGGTAAACTTGTCAAACTATTGAAGGAAAAATCAAAGAGTTTCAGATTGCAAAGTTTGCCAATTGAACTTGGAATCTCCCCCTTAATATTGTTGTTGGGCAAAGCAAGATAAGTGAGAGATGTCAGGTTAACAATGGAGGCAGGTAGCTTGCCATGTATAAAATTATCACCTAACTGAATAACTTGCAGTTTTTTCCAGCTTCCATGGAATAGTTGATGGCAACTACCTGTGAGATAATTCCCAGGGATTTGCAAGAATTGCAAATTTGGCAACTGACTAAATCCAAGAGGAATGCTTCCTTGCAACTTGTTAAAGCTGAGATCAACAGATATCAGGCTACTGATATTCACAAGCCAAAAGGGAAACATGTAGAGGTTATTAAAACTAAGGTCTATATAAGCAAGTGAACTAAAATTACCAAAGCTAGGAAGTGAAGTGGAAGCATTTAAGCTGCAAGAAGATAAGTGCACAATTGTTAAATTTGGAAGCATTTTCAGTGCTCCAACCCAGTCTGATTGCGACAAGTAGACTCCATTCATGGCTAAATACTTCAGAGAGATAAGTCCCTTCATCCATTCAAGGTTGTCAGAAGTTAACCTCCAGGCATAAGAAGAGACATTTAGATACCGCAACGCAGAGATATTTCCCAGATTTGGAGGAACTGTGCCAATAAACCCTGCATATGCCAAGTTCAGATATTGCAATTTCTCAAAGGACTCAAAGAATGCAGGAATTTCATTCGCATTGAATGTGTTAAAACTCAAGTCTAAATATTCCAAGTACTTGAGTTTTGTCACCGAAGGTCTAATCTTCCCACTTAATCCATGGCTTTCTCTATCAATGTCTGGGTTGTGGAGATCAACAATAATCACAGCTCCAGTTTTATTATTGCAACCTATTCCCCACCATTGACAGCAGTTACTTCCTTGCCAAGATGAGAGCAGATTCCCTCGATCCACAAGTCCATTTTTGAAGTCAATAAGAGCTTCTCTATCAGATTCTAAGCAATCCACCAACTGGGCATTGAGCCCCACTCTATTAAAACTGATGATGATAAGTAACAGCATCAGAAGAAGTGATAATTTTTCCATCAATTTAAGTCTCAAGCTTTCAACTTCTTTAAGTGATGAACAACCTGTATCATAATATATAGTGACAATTTTCATGAGAAGAAGGATGAGCTTGCATTGGCATAATCGACAGGTGTGATTTCTAATAATAGTTTAAATTCCTAGATGACTTTCTTTCACATTTCGTTTGACTTGTTCTGTCTCTTAGATTCCAAACGGCATATAGAAATGAGCATTTTCcttttgattttctttttttctttttttttttcccttgtaTGACATTGAAGTATGAAGATGGCATTTACTATAAAGTTGGAGATTGGAAGATTGAAGAGTAAAACGACGTAGTTTTAAAGCGATACTACTTAAGGGCCAAAGCCCAAAACGACATAATTTTGGGTTACGTTTCCAAAGCCTATTCTTTTCCTTCTGTCCCCTGCTGCCTCTCAACCCAACTAGCTTGAGCACGGCGGCCCAGGCGCGGTGGTCGGCGGCGAGTGAACATTTGTTATTTCAACGTTGCAGCCATGGCCTTCGTCTTGATTTTTCAAAGATAGCAACATTTTACTCAGGTTTGTCTTATTTCTACTTGTTATTTTCACTCCATAATTTATATTTCGAGTGATATTTCACCATTCACAATTCATAACTTAGGGCCTGTTTAGCATTGTTATTAAAATTGTTGTtgagaaaattacttttttaaatatacttattagagagtattaaaaaataattaaaaattaaatttaatcagttttagttataagaacataaaataacaaaacagtTTTTTTTAAACTGTTTTTCCCAATAACATCTAAAATGATTTTATTCAGAAAAACAGCTAATGATACAGGATTTTCTATTACATAAAGAGTGATCCCACATGATTTGTGAGAAAAGGTGTATGTGTACCGGGTGTACCTGATAATTCCTCAAATCGTAATTACTTATTTGCGGTTTATTCACAGTTTATGGCTCTTGGAGCTGACAACTTGCAGACTGTTCTTTCTTCTTTATGTGATAGAAGAAAGGTGACATTTTTCAACATTGGAATATCAGGGTTGCTGTTCTTTTCAGCCTTCCATTGCAGATTCTTCTCATAGGTTTAGCTCCCTCCAGGAAGTGGACTTCAAATAAGCTTGTGATGTTGTTGGTGTGGTCAGCTTACTTACTTGCAGATGCAACAGCAAACTTTGCAGTGGGAGGTCATCTTCAACTGCAAGAACAGTACTGCACATGAATCCCCTTCTGAGAACAGTAACATCCTGGCTTTCTGGGCTCCTTTTCTATTGCTGCGCCTTGGTGGCCCTGACACCATCGCTGCTTTTGCTTTTGAAgacaaatttatattatttactgTTTacgatttttattatttaaaattttttatttttttaaaaaaattaaaatttttatttaatcttatttttacttaactttttctttacaaaaaaaaattgtagaaaaGAATTAAGTAAAatcagttatttttattttaaaaaaaaatttaatgatttttaaaaaaaaattaacaaaaaataaaatttatactatACTATATATAAAAGTGTTGGCCCAATTGTACTCCTTAAACTATATTATACATAGAAgcgttaaaaaaaatttaatacttatgaaataatatatatactgGTCCTTTGATTTcagatatttaattttattattataatcatggaatataatattttattatcattaaattaagataatatttcattatcattaaattaaagtattaatatatttaatttttatatttattgagGTGCTAAATTTTTCTGTTTAAGCACAATGATGTATTAAAAAGTTAGCAAAATTCATCTTAAAATCGTTaatgataatataaaaatataaaaaaatcatattaatttttcgatatcaaaattatttattgataaaAGGGCAGATCAATTACCAAAGTTTAATATTTATTAGCCCCAGATTTTTCTAATAACTGCCTTTAAATATTGATAATCATTGAATATTTCTATGATCAAAGTAAAAGAGGACAAACAGAGTAAAAAtatcaatttaaaaaattatattaaataaattataaaattttattaaattactttattttaatataacAATTTTACAAATAACAATGTAATTTGAAAATCATTaatgataatataaaaatattaaaaatcaaatttattttcaaaaattgcattaaatgatattttttttattttcttttaagtttGATGATTTCCATTGTGAAAGAATAGTGCAATTTTTATACattcataataaaaattataaaaataaatatagaaaTATTTGTTTTCATATTTTGCCATGCAGGTCTTGGGCTTGGGCCCAAATCTCCAAGATATAATCCAAAATCTAAAAGCAGGAAATAATTTTGCCTTTGAGAAGGAAAGTTCCAAACGAATGCATTTTGATGATTTCTCAATGGACTTGTTCTGTTTTCTTGGATTCCTAATAACaatatttgtgttcttggttTGGAGAAAGCAATAGCCCTGGAGAAAGCAATAACAATATTCTGAAATTAATTCATTCTGCAAATTTCCAAATTAACATGAGTGAAACTATTGAATAACTCTATTTAATTGCATAAATGAAGTGAAGGATTTCTATTTGTTGGATGGTTCAATTTACTGGTTTTTTACATGCAGCagaattgtaatttaaagaaACTAAACCCTGAAACGGCAATGGTTCCTGCAATGCATAGCAGCTTTTCTTGCCAAATATAATATCTTTTCAACGGTTTTGTCCACAAGCAAGAAGTAGGCAAGGCTCCAAGATCTTCTGCTTGCCAAAACAAGAAAAGGTACTAAAATACCTGCTGCAAATCCAAATCCAATGCTCGAGTAAAACCACTTGTCGATGAAGCCATTGTTATCGTCATCCTCATTAGGTCTCTTCCTTTCGTTATCCGAGTTGGTGACTGTACAGTTGACATCAAGTGGAGCTCCACATAAAGTAGGATTTCCAGCAAAAGATGGTGCATCAAAAGTTGTTATCTGTCCTTTGTAAGGGATTTCGCCAGATAAATTATTGTTTGACAAGTTCAAGTACCCCAAAAAGGACAATGAAGACATGCTGGGAGGAATTGGGCCTGAGAGCTTATTGCTTGAGAGATCAAGAGACAGCAACTGTTTCAATTCTGAGATGCTTTCAGGAATTTGACCAGTGAAATGGTTTCCTGACAAGTTCAAAACCACTAGACCTGCGAGTTTCATCAGTTCTTCAGGAATCTTTCCATCTAAATTGTTTCCAGAAAGGTCCAGGCTGGTCAGAATGGACAGGGTCTTGGTAAATGTTTGAAACTGGTTTTTTAACTTCGCATTGAAGCTTTCTTTATAGTAATGCCTAGCGCTCATTCCATAAAATAGGTAATGATTTACCCGCTGAACTTGTGCCATTGCTTTAAGATTGATAAAGCTTGCTGGAATAGTGCCATTCAACTCATTTTCTGCCAGGTCCAGAATTTGCAGCGAACTTAAATTTGAAAGCTCTGGGGGAATTTCACCAGATAAGGTATTTGACCTCAAGCTAAGTATTCTAAGATTCGGGAAAACATTGCTGGTCCAAGGTGGGATAtttcctgtcaacctgttgtatCCAAGGTCCAGAGTTTCCAAACTCGACCAATTATGGAGAAATGATGGTATTTCACCTGAGAATTTGTTGTTGCTGAGGTGAAGTGTTTGAAGCATATTTAGCTGACTCAAAGATCCTGGAATCTCGCAGGACAAGTTGTTGTGTTGAAGATCTAGAACCTTTAGAGAAGAACAATTTCCTAAATTGGATGGAATGCTTCCTGTTAAATTGTTTCTTGAAAGATCAATTACTTGAGCTGACATCATATCTCCTAGAGAGATTGGAATCACACCGGTCAGTTGATTCCCGGAAAGAGAAAAGAACCTTGTTGTTGCTAACACTTCACCTAATCTATTTGGGATAGGACCGGAAAGTTGATTGTTTGAAAGATCTAGAACCAATATGGGGACACTAGGAAGAGGAATGTGCCCTTCGAAGAGGTtcgaactcaaatccacagtagcACCGAGTGCTAAATTTAATACATTTGGTGATGTATCGACAGATAATTTTAATGGATTCGGTAATTTACCTTGTAATTGGTTGAAAGATGCATTCAAGTCCATCAAATTGGAAGACATATCCCAAAACCAATCGGGCACAATTCCTGAAACACTGACATTtgagaaatgtagataaatgatGTGGCTTTGAGATTTAAGCCACACAGGAAATGAAGAGTTTAGAAAGCAAGAACTAATGTAAAGAGACTCCAGCTGAAATGGAGGAACCCAAAAGGAAGtgacattcaaaatgaaagagttTCCAGACAAATCCAAGGTTTTCAATTTGCTTAGCTTTGAAAAA includes:
- the LOC110657430 gene encoding receptor-like protein EIX2, whose translation is MEKLSLLLMLLLIIISFNRVGLNAQLVDCLESDREALIDFKNGLVDRGNLLSSWQGSNCCQWWGIGCNNKTGAVIIVDLHNPDIDRESHGLSGKIRPSVTKLKYLEYLDLSFNTFNANEIPAFFESFEKLQYLNLAYAGFIGTVPPNLGNISALRYLNVSSYAWRLTSDNLEWMKGLISLKYLAMNGVYLSQSDWVGALKMLPNLTIVHLSSCSLNASTSLPSFGNFSSLAYIDLSFNNLYMFPFWLVNISSLISVDLSFNKLQGSIPLGFSQLPNLQFLQIPGNYLTGSCHQLFHGSWKKLQVIQLGDNFIHGKLPASIVNLTSLTYLALPNNNIKGEIPSSIGKLCNLKLFDFSFNSLTSLPEILGGTENCLSRNPFPILQSIQLSYNHLEGKLPNWLGQLQNLVELFLDHNFFYGSVPSFRALRHLTTIQLDNNELNGTLPCSLGQLSKLSYLDVSSNHLIGSLPESLGQLSELFFLDVSFNCLSGVVTESHFSKLNNLEVLRLSSNSLIFNLSSNWTPPFQIYRLQISSCYLGSFPIWLKSQRNITHLDFSNASISYSIPSWFWDISGSLLFLNFSSNKLQGELPNPLKLPSLLSIDLSFNLLEGTLPLPVGELVALDLSHNRFSSPIPETIGEHLQSLNFLSLAGNQLIGAIPASIGRLQKLIVIDLSNNNLLGSIPSNLGNCNAVEVLDLQNNFLSGMIPNSLGQLKFLCSLHLSNNMLSGKLPPSFQNLSSLEILDLGGNKLEGYIPSWIGDGFKHLRILRLRSNAFLGELPSILSNLSSLQVLDLAENELNGTIPSNLGNLKAMTKSQRINHPLKYLGSLFGNYYEESLVVNMKGQSLIYTKTLSLLTCIDISGNYLPGELPHELTELEGSVVLNLSRNHISGQIPRSISELNQLSSLDLSNNMLSGLIPLNMSLLSSLGYLNLSNNNFSGRIPFVLQLATFEASSFAGNPYLCGVPLIVECSGDNSTNAGPGTNENNAGNKNDNFYEHWFYLVIGLGFAAGILVPYLILATRRQWSDAYFSLVDEIADRISYWGYRAMMHLKNNH
- the LOC110660015 gene encoding receptor-like protein EIX2 — protein: MVDCLESDREALVDFRKGLIDPGNRLSTWQGTNCCQWQGILCDGRTGAVITVDLHNRHPPNVGKMDLQNPLPSDSSASDRYGFWNLSGELRPSLTALMSLRHLDLSFNTFSGTPIPSFFDSWQNLQYLNLSNAGFSGVIPPNLGNLTRLQYLDVTDYDLHVLSAENLDWVTGLVSLKYLAMSGVNLSVIESNWVGQLNKLPHLTELHLYSCLLSGSISSPISVNFTSLAVVDLSFNIFNSRFPAWLANISSLVSIDVSFSGLNVGRFPHVFSELPNLRFLKLVNTFNKARCSKIFTGSWKKIEVLDLSFNRLYGKLPASLGNMTSLTYLSLYWNDIQGRIPSSIGKLCNLKYLSLRFNNLTGKIPEFLGGTVNCTSETPFPSLEVLVLSSNQLVGQLPNWLGSLKNLAVLDLEYNSLQGPIPPLGNLKKLVVLKLAENELNGTLPDSLQYLSELYELDVSNNHLTGIISEAHFSKLSKLKTLDLSGNSFILNVTSFWVPPFQLESLYISSCFLNSSFPVWLKSQSHIIYLHFSNVSVSGIVPDWFWDMSSNLMDLNASFNQLQGKLPNPLKLSVDTSPNVLNLALGATVDLSSNLFEGHIPLPSVPILVLDLSNNQLSGPIPNRLGEVLATTRFFSLSGNQLTGVIPISLGDMMSAQVIDLSRNNLTGSIPSNLGNCSSLKVLDLQHNNLSCEIPGSLSQLNMLQTLHLSNNKFSGEIPSFLHNWSSLETLDLGYNRLTGNIPPWTSNVFPNLRILSLRSNTLSGEIPPELSNLSSLQILDLAENELNGTIPASFINLKAMAQVQRVNHYLFYGMSARHYYKESFNAKLKNQFQTFTKTLSILTSLDLSGNNLDGKIPEELMKLAGLVVLNLSGNHFTGQIPESISELKQLLSLDLSSNKLSGPIPPSMSSLSFLGYLNLSNNNLSGEIPYKGQITTFDAPSFAGNPTLCGAPLDVNCTVTNSDNERKRPNEDDDNNGFIDKWFYSSIGFGFAAGILVPFLVLASRRSWSLAYFLLVDKTVEKILYLARKAAMHCRNHCRFRV